The genomic region TCATAAGCAACTAGATAACATGTCATGCTAATGCTGCTGGTTTAGACAGAGTAGACATGTTGTATATACCTTAAGATAAATGGGAAGAGGGCCATCTTTGTTGGCAATGGAGGTCTCATCTTCTATATCGATCTCGGAGTACCTATTTCTAACATAAGCTTGAGACATTAAGTCTATGTTGTGACCGAAGCTACTGCCCCCTGCAATTTGCATAGTCCCAATTGTTCGAGGTGACATTGCCATGTCCTCTCCAATCTCACCATCTTTCCTAGTTTCCATCTTTTTTAACCAGAGGAGCTAGTTAGAAGCTGAAAGTGTTTTAATGGAGATGAATCAACTGTAACAAACCAAAGCCTGCCTATATAGTTTTGAGGCAGGATGTTGTTTGGTGAGCCACATTCTTTCAATGCCTAAATTTGGGCTTAACGAAAAGCTTGTTTTCAGCTGTTGCTCTTTATTCCAAACCAAATTGACTTGCTTGGTAAACATGCCAAGAACATGACTAGGTATTAGACCTCTCTGTTGCCCTATGCCAAATAACTAGTCAAAATCTGGACAATATAAGTAGATAATCTATCTATTTATTTTAGCTCAGTTTGTGTTGAAATGGTGTTGAGCAAAGTCTAGGCCTCTCAATTAGATAATATTATTACAAAAGAAAGTTATGACCTATGGCTAAATAATATTGGAGAAAACAAGGTGATTATTTGTTTATTATTTTCAAGAGAATGAATGTCGTTTTTAATTTTTTTCATAACATCTCTTTATTTTTCTTTCTACAAGATCGTATTTGATGATGTAAATAAATTTTCTAGGAAACAAGAAAAAAAATTTAAAATTAAAAAAATGGTAAAATATTGTATAGTTATTGTGGTTTGAAGTCAACATATGTTCGGTGTTTGTGGTTTTATTTTAATATGAATGATTCTTAAAGTTACGATTTTTCATCTAAATAGTCATTTTGTCAATTTTCTCATTTAAATTGTTGATGTGGCCGTTAAAAATTACAATGTCTTTAACAGCTACGTCAGTATTCTAACAGAAAAAATTGACGGAAAAACCATTTGGATGAAAAATCGTGACTTTAAATACTATTCAGATTAAAATAAAACCACTGATGAAGGATAAAGTGTAGAGACAAAGAGATAGCAAGAGAATCATCATCTTATTCATTGATATGAGCCATTTATATAGGGAATTACATAATACCAATATGGTAAGGATATGAATACATAGATCTAGTCTAACTACATATCTTATTGACATAAGGCCAAGACACACATAAAAATATCTAGAAAGATATATAATATCCTAGAACACTCCCCCTTGTGCCGCGCGCTGATATGCCGATGGTGCTGATCTGTTGCCTCGTCAAAAACCTCGTCAAGTCACAAAAACCCTGTGGGAGAAAAACTGAACCTTGATCGTAGGAGAAAAAGAGTATAACGCACCCTTCACATTTGATAGTGACATGTATGTATGTGCTAGACTCCCCCTAAAGTTCATACCTCCCCTGATCTTTACATCTATCATAAGGCTCTTCCTGATTTTTACTAATCACGGAAGTTTCAACAACTTAGCATGTCAATGCTCTTTAACATGTCTTCAAATGTGGCATTAGGCAATGATTAACTAAATCATGCCGTATTGTCCTCAAATGATCTTTTACACTTAGATCTTAAGGAGAAGGCCGCTTGTAAACTCAAAACATAAATTCATGCAGGAAATTAGATTTCCGCGTAGCATGACCTTCAGTTACTAGAACAGTCGTAACTTCCTCTAGGAAATACATATGAACGAACCGTGAACGGTTTTGGAAACTAGACTCGTTTAGCTTTCCAACCGTATATTACACACGTTCTGGTTCGTTAGGATCTATTCACAAAGTCCCGTCAAAGTTGACTGTTTTGCCAAAATCAGATTCTCGGACAGATTCGTCCTAATTTACGAAAACGGCCATAACTCACTCAATATGATAGGTATGATCAAATGGTTGGTGTCCCTGGAAAGTAGACACATAGACCTTTCCAATGGTACCAATTTCACCATTTTCCAGTGAGTGAGGTTTCCTGTAGGTTCCGTGGAAATTGACCTACGAAACTTGGCAGATTCTGATTTCACTTTTAATGTGTATTTCTTATGTAGGGATAAAATAAGCCTCAACCTTCCATACCATTAAGTATTGAAAAAAGAGTTACTGCCATTACATTGGCGTTGCGTGGGCGCATAGCTACACTTAGCTTTACAACTTTTCATAGCGAATGAGATGTCAAGTCTTTCGTATTGTGTTGAGTACATTGATGCGTCTAATTGTACTTAGATGGGAACTCCATCTCTTAACACATATTTGTCATCTTGCTTTAGACAAAACAATGGATCTCTCTTTAGAGCAAAGACATTGACTAATCATGGGAGTATATGTAGGCCTCACTAGTTATAAAGTGCCTAAGCCAATTGATGGAAAATCATCATCAATACAGTTATCGAGTGCCTTATCGAGACTGTGTCTTCCCAAGATCTTTTTCTTCGGATGTTGATACATATTGGCATCTCTTGATCCATCAAGAGTCCATGTAAATCCGGAATGAACACGCAAAGACATAATTCACCATATCCCTTCCAAATCAAGTAGAGTCCATGTGCATTTCAATACATTTAGCAAACGCATGCTCCTGTGGTTTGGAGCCACTTGATTCGGATGAATGAAGTCCGTTTAAGACGTTCATGTATATCTCTGATCCCATAGAGATGTTATTATGACCACATTCATAGGCTGCATGTTCAGTTATTCGGAAACTACCAAACTGACAAAGTAGTGGAGTTCAATGACATCCATTACGAGAGCATATCTCATCGTAGTCGATCTCAGTGCGTGTTCGTGAGAGACCCGCGCCATACGGTGAGTCTAAGCTCTTGTTCTCACTACGCTATCTAACAAAGGTATAGTTGATAGGGTTTAGCTTGCGGTGTCGGCATCACCTGCCCAAGGACTTATCTCTTTGTTAATGCTGGATCGCATCTTTCCGTTAGGCCAATCAACTAAGTTGATATCCATCAACGAAATGTGGTTCGATAGTAGACTCATTATCCCACGTCCTCATGTACACTAGTGTAATACTTGTAGAAATCTCTATATGGATTGGATTTGATATTGAGGCGTCCCCCAACGATAATCACAATTCAGACTTCATGAGACTGATTTGAGTATCACTGATCAATGGATCAGGTTGTGCTAAGCTTGCTTTCTTCCTAGTGCGAGAAAGTATCGAACCTAAGGGCCTTTCTCCTTTTAGGAAGCCACACGGCCTTGTGGCACCAATTTTGCCACTATATAGCGTCACTATATCACCATCTATGGTGATGGCGTCAAGACAAACACCTTTTGGTCGCGCCATGTCCTCTTGATGGGACATCAATCCTTGCAGACATATTTGCAGCATGTGATCTCGTCATTTTAACACTTTAAGCATTTGGGATCAAGATGAGACTTAGTGGGGACAAACCACGACAATTCACGTCGTTCCACTTGAATACTTGTGTTCTTATCTCCCCCTAACGGCGAGAATATTGTCTCATCAGAGTGACAATCCGCAATATAGCGGTGAAAGAGATCGCTTGACAAGGTTTCTCCATATGTGGATTATAGGTGGAGGTTCACATCCAACCTAAATATTTATTCATCTCAAATGACTCATCATTGTGCGCAGTGGCAATGCGATTTGGCACCTAGAATAAACATCTAGCTGAGCTCAAGGATTGGAGATCCGTTTCAATTTTGTTTGAGCTCAAGGATTGCAATTCTGGTACACAGCCACGAGCTGTAGTACAAAAATATTCAATGATGGTGGGTCGTAAAAGAATAGTAAAGCTGCATGCAAATATTGCATAGCCCCAAGACGCAATAGAAAGATTGGTGCGCATTAAAATGTTCGAGCGACATGCTAAAGTTGTTTGGTCGTAGCCTCGGTGAGACCGTATTGCGTGTGAACATGGGGTACATGACACTTTAACTTACATCCTGATAAACTTCTTTAAAGAATGGGTAGTGAGCCCGTAGAAGTATAAGCAGCATAAGCAGCATAAGCAGTAGATAATAGTGTAACACGTGACCAGTGTGTTAACACTTCAACCAACACCATAAAACATAAAAAGGTGTCCGCAAGTTGGTTGTATCTATCTACATAGTTTGATGTAAGAATGGAATGTTCACTTTTGTGTCATTTAGCGTATGAGGGTCTTACTCCTAATTTAGCTAAAGAATTGGCTTCGAGCAATGAGCATTGCAGGGGGCTAATGCGACATCGAGGGAAGGCCGGTGCACCTCAATTGCTTGAGGAATTGACCAGACGACCTCCAGGAAGTTGGAGTCGTGTTCGGGTGACGTCAATGTCCCCCGGGTCACCACCATGCTTCATGGTGATGCTAGATCTCGAATGTCTTCGTTTTGAGCGGAAGAATGGATGTCTATGAGAATTTCTCAAAATTTGGACCATTATATCTCTTCCAGGTTGACCAATTTGGTCAAACCAAAGCCTATATGAGTTGGTGTCCCAAATATCATGTTTGGCGACAACATGGGATTCGATATTCGAATCGTAGTGACAGACAGTCCACTAGATTGACTCATGAATTTCTCCAAGATGCGCTTCAGTCCGCATTCATGAGAAGGTATACACAAAAGAAGTCTTGTTCATTCTCACAATGTGTTTTCAAATGAAAACTATTAGCAGGAATGTCTTTAAAGCTCAATATGGTTTGATTGCCTCTCAATGCATAGAGGGTATCTGTGACATTGATCATGGTGTCATAAGGCATCAAGATTCAAGTTAAACCGCGTCCTTGAATGACCGGTATGATTCAACCATTGTAGTCACAGAAGATTTACAAAGGCACAAAATTCAAAGATAGTTGCCGATTCCTTAGAATGTTGTGGATAGTTCCACTATCTGCGAAGCACTCAATGTCTCGATGAGACATATCTACAAGAAGGAGTAGATAGGCGAGTTAATAGTTCCACTTGAACCATTTAGAAGGATTGAAAGAAGCTAAGAAAAGCTGCAATCCCGAGAGTGCATAAAAATTTCCACGCAGAATGACTTTTGCGCACTAAAACAACCATAACTTCTTCGTTAAAATAGATATGGACGAACCGCGAAAAGTTCTGAAAACTAGACTCGTAGAGATTTCCAATGATATAAAGCTCACTGTCTGGTTCGTCCGGAGCTGTTCACAAAGCTCAAACGAAGTTGACTGTCCAGAAGGGACAGATTGCTGTTTTTCACAGATTTGACATGTGTGAAGCTGTGAACCTTGTAAGTGGCATGTAGGTTTTTTCCTTAGCCAAAAGTGACATGTGTATGATCAAAACCAAGTCCTTTCGGTCGTTCTAAGGTCGTAAACTCCATGACTAGTTTGCAAAAGCTCTCTGACATGAACATAAACTAACTCAGAGGACCTAGAGGATTCGATCATGATGATAATTTTCCGGTTTTGATAAGTCTTCAACGTCTTTTGCAAGACGGCAATTAATTTAATAGCGTTGGGGGATCCAAAATCAAAAGCTTTCGGTAACTCCAAGTCAGTATGATCAGACATGTCCGTGGAGGGTCGGTAGTGCGAGGCACACTTGAAACCACTATCTCCTTAATTTCGGACAATTCTAAGACATCACACTGAGCTTGGATGAGCCTAGTTGAACAATTGATGATGGAAAATCCGCTAAAGGATAGAAGACTTAACCGGAAACACGTTAGCGATCCTTCTTGAGGATGCAAGGCTGTGCGTCATCTTCACTTGGAAGAGACCAAAACGGCACAATCTAACCATGTAGATTGTAAATATGCCATGCTTCTAAGGACGATGTAAAAAAGTACATCTTGTTTGTAAATCAATACTAACCATAAGAGGAGAATAGTTTCATAACTTTGAAAAAAAATCTCAAGGCATTCATTATTGCTAATGTGAGTACATCGAGGTCTCAAATAAACGAAGGACGTCGATACAACGCCTTAGTACATATAGCTTGGAACGAAAATCAATGTCTAGCCAATGACGTCAAAGTCATTAGTAGCTAGAGCAGGATCCGAATCTTTGAAATTCGCGATCATGAGGATGACGTTCTTGTCTTTATATTGATTTTCCGTACCTTTTTATATGCATTCACAATTTGAAAGAGCTGGACAATCTTGAACCAGTGATCCGAAGATCCACAACGGTTGCATTGTCATGAGCTGACGTGAGTAGTTTTGATAAAATGGTGTCTAGACCGGGAGTGTTGCTATTAGAGCCGGCGACACCTCCCCCTCTTTTCTAGACATCGGCACGACGTTTTCTGCCGTTGCCATGACCCATATTGTTGTCCCCACATTAGAGGATAATCCCAAATACGTTTATCGCATTAGCATATATACAATTCTTGTTTGTAATTGTAAGATCAAAATCAAGGCTTGTTGGGAATTCCAAACCAACTTGGAGGACCTAGAGAACTTGATGATGATCGAATCCGCTAAAGATTATGGATCATGATGCCACAAAAGATCATCGACAATATGTAGTCAATTAAGGTGGTAAGCAATCCACTTGACTAATAACTCAACAAGTAGAGTTATGTGAACATTTCAAGAAACGCTCCATGAGTGCATTCCACAGTACTTTGTGGTCATTACTTTTTGCACAGATTGTCATTGAAGGCTTTTGTCGATGTGGCGCGTTAAAGACTTTGAGCGCATGAGATGTGAAATCTCAGCATCTAGGCTTGTTAGCCTGGGGGTCAAAACATGTGGTTTAATCCTTTCCAGTGAAAAGTTCCACAGATACCAAGCGAAGATTCGCCTTAGGCATCGAGTACATCAAAACTCAAAGGAGTAGAATGTTACATTGCTCTTGCATACAAAACCAAGATTCGCCAAGACTCGATAGAGGTCACAAACGATGCTTTTAATGGTTTGTCCTTCGGATTGATCACACACAATCCGGAAAAGCCGCGAATTGATCAAACACAATTCGGAAAAAGGCCTCGGATTGATCAAACACAATCCGGTGACAGGTCGGGGTTGATCATACACAACCCGGACGAGGAAACAAGAGTGATCAAACACACTTTTGACTCGCGAATAAAATTACGGGATTTTTGGTACCTGCAAATACACCGACCCAAGTATAGAATGGAGTAGAAGAAGGGGAGAAAGCACTTTATCTCCCTCGAGGTTATTGAACTTAGAAGAGTTTTAGGGTTGTAAAATAAACATACCGTAAACACTTGGATGCTTGATCGGATGAAAAGAAAGCAGCGGAGCGGACGGCCGAGAAGAGACGGCGGCGGCAGCCGAGGCAGGGCCGAGAACCTCCGGTTTTGGTTTTTAGGGTTTGGAAAAAAAAATGGTGGGTTATTAGCTCTAGGGTTAGAACAAAATGCATGATAACGTGATGAAGGATAAAGTGTAGAGACAAAGAGATAACAAGAGAATCATCATCATCATCATCTTATTCATTGATATGAGCCCTTTATATAAAGAATTACATAATACCAATATGGTAAGGATATGAGCCCTTTATATAAAGAATTACATAATACCAATATGGTAAGGATATGAATACATAGATCTAGTCTAATTACATATCCTATTGGCATAAGGCCAAGACACACATAAAGAATATCTAGAAAGATACATAATATCCTAGAACAACCATAAACACTAAACATATAGAACAACCATAAACACTAAACATATATTAAGAATGACTAAACAAATTTCAATTCTTAAAAAAGTAAAATTAGTTATTGTTTTTGTTTTCAAAAAAAATAAAAAAATAAATTAACCTAAAGATGCTTCGAAAACGACGTCGGATGTGTTCTTCGGTTTTTTTTTTTTTTTTTTTGTAAAGATGTGTGTGTGTGTGTGTTCTTCGGTTAAAACGAAAACTTTGGGAAGGAAACCAATACTTCTCCTCCAAAAATGGAAGACTCGCGTGAAATACTCCTAAACTCGCTCGCCAGCTCCGGCGTTCGCGTCCCATACGACGTGTCGTCTGTCCGAGACCTCACGCCGGCTACTTTAGTCTCGATCTGCGGCCAGTCCCTCAACCTCATCGCCAAAACGTCGTCGTTTCCGACTTCGCTACCTGATTCCTCCGTCGCCGACCAGTTCAACGTCTGTATGGCCATGGCCTCCGGGATCCAGAGCCTCGGCTACGTCGGCGATATGAGCTTCCACAAGGTAAAGAAGGATCTTGAAATTTTGGTTTTGAATTAGTCGAATTTGAATCTGTTTCTGAATTTAGAAGTATGTGAAATCATGTAATACTGAAATAGGATCTAAATCTTAAGCTGTAGGGATTTGATTACTAGAGTAGGAGTGAGCTTTCGAAGTTTTCGATCAGTAGATAACATAAAAAGAAGGCTGCATTGCTCGGATTTTGTGCCGAAAATGTGGAGTTGCGATTGAATTTATTAGTTTCTGCTTTGAAATATTTGATTTTGAATATTACTGAAGTTAGGTGCTTTAGGTTTGAAGGAGTGAGATTTTGAAGTTTTTGATCATCAGATAACATAAAAAGAAGGCTGCGTTGCTCAGATTTTATGTCGAAAATGCGGAGTTGTGTTGCGTTGCGATTGAATTTATGAGTGTTATTCTTTTGGATGTTGGCATGTGTGTGGTTTAGTTTGCTTTGAAATAAAGTTCTTTTGTAATTTTTGCTGTTGTGGAATTATGATTGGAAACAGACTATATGTGTTGCTTACGGCAGTTCTTGTATCCATCTGAAGAGGACTCGTGTAAGTTGGTAAGGTTCTTGGTGGAGAGGCTTTCAGAGTCGTCCAGGAGTGGAAGCAGGGGTGATCTCAATGACATGGGGAGAGTGAAAGAAGATGGCTTTGAAAGCGATTTGGCCAGCCAAAAAAGAGGTGAGGATAGACTTGCACCCAAATGGGATGAATTCAGATTGAACGGTGAAGAGCCTGAAGTATTGGATAGCAAGGGTGAAGATGCATCCGGCAGTTGTGTTGCTAATCATATGCTGCAAAGATTGGAGGAAATGAGTATTGACAAGGTATCCAGCAGACCTGGTGACGCACATTCATCAGAGGTATGTTCATTTAATATAGCTTTCTAACAACACAGGAAAAATTTCATTGATGCTCTTTCTTCTTGATATTTAGTCTTTTATTGCATAAGATATAAAACTAAAATAATCAATCCTCAGGAGAAACAGCTCACAGAGGAGGTTACTGCAAAGACTTTAGAATTGAAGCACCTTGAAGAAGAGCTGGAATTGTTAAAAGCAGCAGTAGCTATAGCATTTGATGTCGATCGTCCCACTGAATTTTACCTTGAGGAACTTAATCAGCAAGTGGATGCTCGTAAGAAACACATTGGAGAACTGAAGTTACAGCAGTAAGCTATAGATCTTTATTCAATTTTGAGATCAAAATTTTCATAGCAAAATTTTTGTATTGCACTTGTCAAGACGGATCCTTTCTAATTATGATGGGCACTTTTAGAATTTACGACATCCACAGGAAATGTAACTTAACGACATTTTGCCAGCACATATGTGTACATATATGTACTATGCTATTCTTTAGCTCAGTTTTCATCTGCTAACAGTAATTTTTCACAGGGAAGAAATCAGAAGGCCTTTAGTAGAGAAAAGAAGATGTCTTCAGGAGACTCTATCTGCAGGTAACCCTGATGCTCAAAAAAAGATGCAGAAGCTGAAACAGCTTGAATTGGAAAAGGAATCCATCTTAGCTGCAATTCATAAAAGGTATATTATCTCTGAAAATGAAATAAATGTTGCTGGTTGGTCGTCTTCAAAATTTATGTATTAGCTTGGGACTTTTAACTTTGGAAAAGAACATATATCATGATGAAGGTAAAAACAGATAAAAAGGTATGCAATTTTACTCTGCACAAAAGATTGCCCAAAAACTATGCTATAGGTTGACTTGTTTCTTTCTCTCACTAAATAGTTTAACAACTTCTCTCGCCTTTTTACTGGTGATATATTATGATTCTGTAGGGAGGAGGAACTTTCTCAACTTTCTGGGGATCTAGAGAAGCAGCCAAAAGTAGCATCAAGGAGATCTTACATTGAAAGGGTCAAAGAGATCACAAAAAATAGTCGGAAGCAAGAAGCTGACATAGAGCAGATTTTAAAGGACACCAGGGAGCTTCAGTTAGAGAGTAATTCTATTCAAGAACGCCTCCATCGGACCTATGCTGTTGTAGATGAGCTAGTGTTTAGGTACATAATGTCCACCTACAAACTTTTTGTCCCTTGAAAACAGGAAAAAGAAGTGTATAATCTCAGTATACATTCTTAATGCACTTTATCTCATTCAAACTCTAATATTTTCAGGGAAGCAAAGAAAGATGCAGTAGGGAGGCAAGCTTATAGGCTCCTCACTAGCATCCATGAGAGCTTTGAACAAATTCGTGAGAAGATTCTGGCAACTGATAGAATACGCCGAGAAGCAACTGAACATGAAAAGAAGCTAGCATCCATGGCTTCACGAAGCTTAAATGCAGACAAGTTACAAGCAGATCTTGAGGTCATTAGGAGGGAAAATGAGTACCTAGAGAAATCTCTCCAGGATAAATAAAACTATCGATCTTTCTTTCTGGTGAGAATGTACATTATTTCAGCTGTAGACTTCTCCAGATTGCATTTATACACAGCGAAGTTTGTAACCCCTATTCCTTATCAAAGTTTCTTTGTATACATATACAATCTATTTTCAAAGTCCCCATTCTAGTTTGATGAGTTGCATCAAGATTGGTCGCCTCACTGCCATTCATATAGAAGCTATAGAGCAGGAGACACTGTCCACCATTAATCAGGTCCGGTGGTGTTTCTAAGTATCCATTTGAACTAGTTATGGTGGCAGGGCCAGTTTTCATGGCCATTGTGGAGGATGATACAATCAACCATTCAACTTCAACCTTAAGATCAATCTTTTAACTTCAACCTCAAGCCCGGGGCATGAGTGAATACATAAGAATGAATATCATGAAACATAATAGTTCGAACTCATTACATAAACAGCACAGAGAACTAAAAGCCGTTGGTACTAGAAGATACATTACGCATGGAAAACCCAAGTAATACAATTAAAATCAAAGTTTGAGAACTAAAATTACAGTAGTTACAATATATGAACCAACATGCGTTCGAATGAAAATGGCCCCCCTTCATTTCTGTTTCTAAGTTTTTTTCAGGCCCCGAGTCTTCATGCCCCATGATTCACTATAATCATTCAGCTACAGATACTAGAGTTTCATCATATCCAGTCGCGTCAAAATAAAATGAACACCCGGGCACCCCGGGATATACCTCCTCGAGCCTGTACCGTCCACTACAGATTGGCTTCTCTTCATTACGGCATTCAATCCAAAACAACTCCTTAAGCAGTTTAATCACCATTGTACCGCTTTCTGTAATGAAACACAAATCCCCTGTATCGTATGATTCACGCACCCCATGCACTGTCATCGCCCAAACTTCATTTTTCCTGGGACAAAAACGCTTTCGAGACCAGATGCAAAGATATCCTCCTAAATGAACCACAGTTGTTATCTTTGTTGGATTGTTGCCTTCTTCATTTTGCCACAAAACAGGCGGCAATGTCACTCTCCGAAACTCCTCCGTTGCCAAGTCAAACGCATAGATAACTGGATCTGAAGTCTCATTTCTGCGGCCAATGACCCAATGAATAGCTCCATTTGAAAAAGTACCCTGTTCACTATCCCAGCCCGGCCATGACGAGTATGGAGCTGTAATAACTCTCCAAATGTTGGTTCTCAGAGAGAAGATATGGACTTCCAACAGATCACCGAGGGCAGGTATTATGACACAAGTTTGTAGTCATCACTGGCCGACACATAACCAAAGCCACTGTTTATAAAGTACAGGCTATTCCCATCTGCTGAATGTATTGACCGCAACCGCAAACATGGATTAGATATCTTGCGGCAGAATCCAGTTGATAGGTTCCAGAGAGACAAGTTTCTATAACAGTGTTGGCCTAGAAGTAGCAAACCATTGCAGGAACCCATTTTTTTCATCTCCGCATGCTCCTCAGATGGGAATGTAAATTTTTTTACTGAAAACTTATCATCCAAGGATTGA from Fragaria vesca subsp. vesca linkage group LG3, FraVesHawaii_1.0, whole genome shotgun sequence harbors:
- the LOC101298407 gene encoding putative F-box/kelch-repeat protein At1g12870-like — its product is MSSCFDLPEDIIVKILCRLPVKSLIRFTCVSKRWRSIISDPKFGKSHFQLASKLRTLCRKVLLISYPSVREPGPRPSACYDPTTKLPPRFQSLDDKFSVKKFTFPSEEHAEMKKMGSCNGLLLLGQHCYRNLSLWNLSTGFCRKISNPCLRLRSIHSADGNSLNETSDPVIYAFDLATEEFRRVTLPPVLWQNEEGNNPTKITTVVHLGGYLCIWSRKRFCPRKNEVWAMTVHGVRESYDTGDLCFITESGTMVIKLLKELFWIECRNEEKPICSGRYRLEEVYPGVPGCSFYFDATGYDETLVSVAE
- the LOC101298110 gene encoding coiled-coil domain-containing protein 22-like, which produces MEDSREILLNSLASSGVRVPYDVSSVRDLTPATLVSICGQSLNLIAKTSSFPTSLPDSSVADQFNVCMAMASGIQSLGYVGDMSFHKFLYPSEEDSCKLVRFLVERLSESSRSGSRGDLNDMGRVKEDGFESDLASQKRGEDRLAPKWDEFRLNGEEPEVLDSKGEDASGSCVANHMLQRLEEMSIDKVSSRPGDAHSSEEKQLTEEVTAKTLELKHLEEELELLKAAVAIAFDVDRPTEFYLEELNQQVDARKKHIGELKLQQEEIRRPLVEKRRCLQETLSAGNPDAQKKMQKLKQLELEKESILAAIHKREEELSQLSGDLEKQPKVASRRSYIERVKEITKNSRKQEADIEQILKDTRELQLESNSIQERLHRTYAVVDELVFREAKKDAVGRQAYRLLTSIHESFEQIREKILATDRIRREATEHEKKLASMASRSLNADKLQADLEVIRRENEYLEKSLQDK